The sequence GTGTTTGTTCTTTTTATATTTGGACATTTTGAATATATGTCCAAcgcaatttttaattaaattttcaaaaggaTAACTTGGTACGTAGACCTCAAGTGGTCCTGCTCCAAAGTGATCGTACCCACTGCATggacatttctttttcttttttttgagtgGGGTTTGACATTTAATAACTCAATTATTGTCTTTTCTCAGTACTTTTGATCTAatgtttgttttaattttgtttatttaattaataattattatttttaaaagtcaCTCTACTAATCGATTTTGATTGGGAGTCGAAAATTCTGTTTAAATCTCATAAAACTCATTTATAATGTGTCGATGTTTGTAGTCGTTGTCTAGCCACAATTGAACAGtttaaattttgaagaaaaatgaattaaaaaagacAAAAGAATAGTTAACGGTATTGCTATCATTTCTCATCGTACGTAGTAGTTGCTTATGATTATTTTGACCGATTGATTTTTCTAATATGCTAGTTGTAAAAAAGCTTGCAACAAATAAttgtaaggaaaaaaaaaaattgtatgcgaattaaattattttagaattataaattcagtaataattattttatttaagaaattgaataaaataatctcaagctaaatagattaaaaataacTCAAAGTTAAGTCTCGTATAAATTTATGTTGACATATCTCTTTTTACCTTGAGTACCAACCAATTCCTAACAGAATGATTAAGCTTCATTCTTTTTGGGAAAAGGTCAGACGTGTACCACTCCCTCCATTCCTTTTAAGTCGATGCTTTATTTTTCgtgatttaatttaattaatttttaaaagttaaattaaattaaattaaattaatttaatttttaaaaatttataaattatataaaaagtattataaaattttaattattttttaattaataaaaaattatattgttaagctctaaaataaaaaataaaaaatcatgcaCTTGTTTAAAAATGAAGAGAATAATATTAATACCTACTACGGTCtattataaattgagatagaCTGGCCACTGATGTTCTGCGTCCGTTTGACCatacattttttttccttttttctgaatttttttttcactttttcaaaaattgtggtgtttgatcatgaaactttaaaaaattatttcggAGTTGAattccaaaaagtgaaaataactttttattgttttcataatttttcactctcattttcaactttctttattattatatataacctCAATCTTTAAACTTTTACACAAACATctcttataactacaaccaatcaccaagaaaaaaattattatttatattctaTGGtgcaacatcatttttaattgttacagatattctaatctctttttcttcttttaaccaaTTTTTACTAACgggaagtaaaaaataataaatggcgcaactttattttgaatgaactatattatagaaatataaggcctagtatattatgttatttaaaagtgagaaatttgatatttttttcttgtcattctaattttctgtatatgtcatataatggctattataattttaataaattattaaaaagtggtcAATAAAGTCACATATTAATCATAACGCAACGATCCATATTTACtatacaataatattcaaggaaaattaatatcatcaataaagaaaaaataaaaaattagcactaatatatgcaaaaataattcatccgtaaatttttttaaaaagagcaaattcaataaaataattaattcaagtgaaagtaattaagaattttcatcaacaaatttaaaaatatataaaatatatttatatctatcaattGTATTTATCAAAATGTATTTTCTCTATTCAATTGAATATAGTTACATAAACTTATTTAGCTTgtgtttgtgatatttttattcaaaatttagaagaataacaatcataataattagtttgttgttaattattttatcaattgaagacatataaattattttctcaacatttggttgtatgttagtaggtaaattagcaGTTGAGtgattttagtaatttttaaagttggagcataaaattatatttaaaaataaataaattaaaaagtctaaaaaaaaaattaaaaaagacatggccaaacacaactctaacttcaacttcatcttcaactccaactccaactccaaaaaaaaaaaagtaattttcatggtcaaactgCTACTAATATCTTCCAGTTGCTTTTTATTATTCATTCTTTTATctcatatttttctaaaaagttttTATACATCACctacaataataaaattaaaacaaaaacagTGATCGAGAATAAGTTGAATTTATAGAAGACCAACTAGTGTTGTAACTCAATATTAAACTAGACATTTATATCAAATTAATCAATAAATACATAAGATGTGTTATTTATATACATTTTTATATATCACCTACTTATGATTGTATGGTTTAGAGTTAAGGTATAAGcattaacattttattttttgctgTTAATTGTAAGACCATCTAATTTCTTTGCTTACTTTTTCACTTATTAAAAAACCAACCAGTATGCATTTATAATATACATTTCTCTCTTAATCACTAGTAAAAATACGCCATGTGTTTTTTAATATACATTTCTCTCTCAATCGTTGATTACTTACCGAATATTTTATCTCAGTCAATCACTTTAACATTAATTAATACTCCACtatttgtaatttcaaaaaagaattaGTATAAGGGCAACTAGAAAAATACATTAATTCTATCTCAATTTTGCATATTGACAAACAATCCGAGACAAATACTCTTAGCAACGAAGTATTTAGGACCCGTTTCgccatgaaaattataatttttttaagttgaggttggagttgtgtttgaccatgaatataaattagtaaaattattattaaaattttgtgacagaaatatgagtgaaaaaaagtgaaaactttttcaaatacaatttcggAATTGTAGTTGGAATTCCAATGGCCAAACACTAAcagtttttacttttttcattaaagtaaaataatttttcaaaaaaaaaaaagtaaaaacttttcatgtgttatgaaatataaataaagaacaacaagaataaatagagagagagagggaacTTGTTTATTTCTCATGAGAGATCGTCTtaattgagaatacaatgaacaaaccCCCTCTATTTACAAGGTaaaatactcctagtttttgactaaaagacagatacttcaaatcctgatagatatcaactagattttattatagattaatgtaaatacatttataacacccccttgaatgtctagatagataatgtgactcgttaaaaccttaatagaaaaaatctagtgaaaaaaaaatctagtgaaggaataaAAGTAcgcatctctaacaatacacatataggctgcctcattaaaaaccttacaaggaaaccCAGTGGTACAAAACCTcgtaaagaaaaaagagtacaacgcgtattaactcccctaatgagaacatccttgagtttttgcatcccgatcttgtgctccattttcttgaaagttacaattggaggacttggtgaataaatcagtcacactgtcacttgaacgaatccgttgcacgttaatatcaccattctttcgTAGCTCATAtatatagaaaagctttgatgaagtgtgcttcgttttatctccttttatgaatcctctattaagatgtgttatgcacgctacattatctctgtataaaattgtgagtacattgtcatatttcaaaccaaatttctctcgaatgagatgtattgtaaacctcaaccatacacattctcggccagcttcatgaatagttattatctcatcatAGTTCAATGAAGTAGCTagatagactgttttgtatatctccaagatatgacagtatccctacatatgaacacattgcatgtttgagatcgagatttgtgtgggttaaataaatacccagcatcagcataatcaataaaatcgagactgcaatctttagaataatataaaatcatgtgtttgatctcatttcgatgtctcctagtaggagtaaaactataccttgctaacaaattaatcgaaaaactatatcaggccttatagtatttgcaagatatattttgtcaagtgacatTATTCAACAtatcatgtgtgacatcttcaagtgtgtggagtgcaaatcaaataagttttcacttaccaagatgcaccctttcatgtcacttgataaatatttctacgtcaacatgcttaaattaacgtagaattcagatcctcgtaatctttaacaatattgcgccaatattgtattaaagatattaatgatatttcaTTTCGTATtgattcacaatgcgacataacattttgagatcttctcacttcattattttcaggtacctgaacctctcataaggtttcatgaagtgttatgtcataggttctaagagcacattgccttcttattatgattgttttctccttatccttttcaaggattatttcatttagaaccgattgatctaccacgcttcacgcatgtgTAGATTTTGTCCCTTAGGgatacaaaataggagcacttgcaggtTAAAtatgacatgctttcaacatttgacttaaattatcttttgaatgaggatctgatgataattcctaacatattttttAGCTGCTTGTAATCTCCccttatattaggaaaactaGCATACATCCTTCTTCTtgtttgaggaatccatctttgtgcatcgtgatatattcattaatcataatttgttggtttgatgcatacaggtacttttgtatataatatttcaaaccaacacatgaaatTTTTGTTCTCAATGGTTTAACAATTTATTGAAAGTATTCGATGCTAAACCATGATCAtgaagatgaattgtcttgattgcacaaACTGAAAGTTatgtttttaactcaattttattgagcaagcaactttatgaatgtcaaactgcaggttgacaatagaCGCACATGCgatcaaactgcaggttgacaataaacgcaCATGCGATCATtttatattgatgcatcttaacAGATCACACGACTGGTGAAcggacccatattcaccttttatacttttcagattttaagggatccaatcccaatattggTTGGCCCAATcaacttattatgagaacaaacaacattaaaaataatgaagagttttctaattcttcaatatatgttacatactcagtatgcatatctttgggatgtcgcaatcgttcatatcaatttatgaacttttatagtagtaaactccaagtttaccatgacatgtaccttattttttttagtaaattttagatatactacttcagaagtaaatttcagatttactattacatgaataaatttcagatatactacttcagaagtagatatcaaaataacttttctcaattattcagcctctttcagaggtaagttgtgataccatcacaatttAATACACGTTtacattaataagcttctcattccccaggaatggaatataatcatgctttaagcgtatcaaattctgatagctaCTGTAAAAgtaaattgaggcatacatatgatttattgctaccacattcaattcaaggaatgaagcatattttaacgggacatgtttcaccaaatactcattattttatcttagccatcataatatcatcaatatggtgcattgagattcaaaccaattatttttcctcaaatccaataataattatattattagtagcaaaagacaaataacataagaaattacgaATCTTGAAACTACCTTTAGAttaataatctcaccttatttggcaaaGTCTCGTCCtcctgataacgtgttatgaaatataaataaagaacaacaagaataaatagagagagggAGCTTATAACGTGttacgtgttatgaaatataaataaaaaacaacaacaataaatagaGAGAGGGAGGgagcttttttatttttcatgagagATCATCTTGATTGAGTATACAACGAACAAAATACCTCTATTTATAGTTAAAAtatacaatgaacaaaacacctctatttatagttaAAATACTCCAAATTTCtaactaaaagacagatacttcaaatagTGATAGATATAAACTAGATCTTATTACAACAGACTTTATTAGATCTcactaaatatatttataatatcatgACCAAACTCtacttaatataaataaaaagataatccGACCCACTAAATTTTcggtataaataattttttttttaacatacaATACTAACTTGCATTTTTACTAGACAGCTCGAACTGTAACCTTGACAATAAAATGGAGCGATGAGTAATTGTGCGGTCAACTAAAATACCTGTCATCCATTAACAGTCCCTCCCACGTGTAACAAACCCAATCTTCCAATCCCCATAAGCTACAAAGCCGGCCATGAAAGTAAAAAGCTCAAAGCTGGGATCGCCACTCTCTATTATCCATATACATTCAtttctattcttttttctttttccttactTACACATTTCAATGCTTTTtgattcttgtttctttcttcccttttatggttttaatcaatattctttttgtttaagtttatcatatatataaatatatctagATCTTGTTGTACCATTTGGGTAATCTTGAAATCTTGGCATGTGGGTGACTTTGCTTCTTTCTCAATTCCTAAGAAGGGTCTTCTGTCATACTCCTAAAAATGTGGGTTCTTGTGGTGTTTCTGAGCTGAGATCAAGAATCTGTCACACAGCTGTCCATGTGAACAAAggaaatttaataataataataattaagggGAAACAAACCATGAATGTATGTGTACACTATTAAGGGATCTGTTGTATATTTTTGATGGAGTGAATGGAAGAAATGATGGCTCCAGGCACCAATATGTCACCACCATGTAATGGAGAAATAGAGAATGGATTTTGTAAAGGAAATATGTCAGCTATTGAAGAAAATCAGGATGTATCTGATAGTTTGAGTCAGCCAAATGCAGGGAAGCCACCAAGAAACCATGCAGGGATGAGGCATTGTATCAGCCAAGCTAGCTTGGAAGCTGCTACTGCATTGGTGAGTGGATCCCaatttggaaaattctttttTCTTGCCAAAACATGATAGTTTGGTGTTAAAAGTTATTCAATTGATCAAGTCCTTTTGTTTGCAATAGTAATATGTGTGATGTAGGTTATGTGCTGAAGTTATATTGTATAGCTTCAGGATTCCGTATCAGATGCTCGAGGGGTGATCTGTGAGGTTTCATTAGTACATTCCTATTGTGGAAATGAACTATTTGAtaaacaaaaagaggaaaattggACCGGATATGCACGGTGTGTTCCTGGTTATTATTTACTAGTGGGAATCCTAATTACTACTTGCTAACAACAGTGTCTGCATTTATTCTGGTGTGCTTTAGGCAGTGAGAAGTAGATCCCACTGCAGTCATTGTTCTTCATTTCGAGATTGAATAGCTTGATTTGCTGTGGTAAACTGTTAAAAATCATCTTTTGTGATTTTAATACCATGATGATTGTGCCAACAATGGCTTTGTTGGTCACATCATGATTTATAAGCTGTTGATGAACTTCCATTTATTTGGATCACACAATTTGCCTTGTGTATTTTCACATATGAATCTGTGCTCGATGACTGTTTTGCAAGCACATGCAGTTGTAGGTTGTTTAGCTGGAGAAGCTTTTTATCTGTCAGTGTGTGTTTATTCTGCTTGCCAATTGAAAGTTGTATTTGTCTTATAAAATCTGTAGGAACCAAATCCAATAATGCTCGGTCCCAAATCATCATCAAGTGACAATTTTGCTTATGTCCCCATCTTTCGCTCAGGAAGCTATTCCGAAATAGGACCCAAACACTACATGGAAGATGAACATATCAGTGTTGATAATCTTCGGGAGCATGTTGGTGGCTCCAAAGGTCTTCTTTCACCAGGCGCATATTATGGTGTATGTCATTTCTTATTAGATTCGAACTGTTAGTTTCTGAGGAAGGACTGAAGTACTACATACATTTGTTGGAAATTGCATTCTGTATGTAAAGTCAAAACTTGCTTCTTGACTGATACAACTAGATGTCACTGGGCTCTTTGAACATCTCGTGTTGAATTCTAGTACTagtgataaaattaaaacattcaGTATTTGAATTAGAAAGCTGAAACACTATTATGTTTTAATAGGccatattattttgatttcaatgATCTGTATCTAGTTTTTGGTAGTTGTATGATATCAACTAGAAATGGGCCAACTTGAACAGTCAATTCCTTGGATTTCGATGATATTActtgtctgatgttggttttttGTACTCCCAGGTGTTTGATGGGCATGGTGGCGTTGATGCTGCATCATTCGCTCAAAAGAATCtccttaaatttattttagaagattcCCATTTCCCATCGATGGTTAAAAAAGCTGTCAGGAATGCTTTTCAGAAGGCCGACAATACGCTAGCTGACACAAAGTCTCTCGATAGTACCTCCGGAACAACTGCTCTGATTGCACTTATTTTAGGAAGGTAAGATATGATCTGGTTTTGCATAGTTAAGTCCTAAGTTTCCTTTCAGATGGGGGGAAATAAGTACTGAAGCCATCACTGACCTTAAACATAGTTTATGTAAATCTAGAATCTTTTGAAGTATAGTCTGTGTTTTGATCAAATAGTAGTAAAATGCATTTGTACCAAAAAAGAAAGGCATCACCACAAACCCAACCCCGAAGTTCATTAGATTGgtgaatgaattttgaaatgttgataatgatatagaGTCAGTTTGGAAAATTGGATGATAAAGTGATGATACTCATCGTTTCTCGTCATAATGAACTAGATTTTGCTCATGTCTACATGTAGCCAAAAGATCGACCCACAGTTCTTGTTTGGTGTTGTTTTCATCATTAGCTTTGAAAGGCAAATATAGATGGCCTCATGTTAGTCCACTTTTACTTTGGGCATATAGGTTTTGCAACTTTTTCAAGCAATTCTCCAAATTTTACTCTGTCTAGTTTACAGCTGACAAGGCTTTTGTTTGATACAAAAAAGAGTATTTTAAACACATGCATAGGTCCTTACATTGTTAAAGTTCATGTCCGAGTAGATTGCGTTACTGGTTTGAAATGTGTAAGTCTATCGCGTAAAGATGGTCTTCCTATTGATTTTGGCCTTCAGACTACATTCCATATGACGTATCTTTCCTGTTTTTAGTTCTGATTTTCCCTAATAAAAACACTTTTGGACTTACATTGTTCCTTTATGTACTTATTACATTTATCTTTCAAGTGTATCCCAATTAGTTGTCCAAAACTGTAACTTGCACTGATTCGTTTGTTATATCTTGTTGTATTTCGCAGGACCATGCTAATAGCTAATGCTGGG comes from Capsicum annuum cultivar UCD-10X-F1 chromosome 2, UCD10Xv1.1, whole genome shotgun sequence and encodes:
- the LOC107859769 gene encoding probable protein phosphatase 2C 47 isoform X1 is translated as MEEMMAPGTNMSPPCNGEIENGFCKGNMSAIEENQDVSDSLSQPNAGKPPRNHAGMRHCISQASLEAATALEPNPIMLGPKSSSSDNFAYVPIFRSGSYSEIGPKHYMEDEHISVDNLREHVGGSKGLLSPGAYYGVFDGHGGVDAASFAQKNLLKFILEDSHFPSMVKKAVRNAFQKADNTLADTKSLDSTSGTTALIALILGRTMLIANAGDSRAVLGKRGRAIELSKDHKPNATSEKLRIEKLGGVIFDGYLNGQLSVARALGDWHIKGEKGEKGPLSSEPEFEELILSEEDEFLIIGCDGLWDVMSSQYAVTIVRKELMLHNDPEKCSKFLIKEALKRNCCDNLTVLVICFSHDPPPRIEIPKATRRRSISAEGLDLLKGVLSDI